One segment of Gammaproteobacteria bacterium DNA contains the following:
- a CDS encoding CHASE2 domain-containing protein produces the protein MARLLTAILVAVIAFGLTLLLANLSFFAFLELKGLDLLFTLRGPLPSPQNIIIVAIDEPSMAQIGQQWPWPRRLHAQLIRQLKQAGAKVIGLDILFSEPSEPTEDQALAQALREAGNVVLVNTVSVINDPQFRHILQVDPLPAFREITAVGSPFINLDADGVVRRVRLRAWDQPSFAQQVIRYFLESKSIPRSLQEEAIGSETERVINHLGPKRTIRTVSYYQALDDEHLLPPGIFTDQIVLVGLSLEASPTPEHLSGDLFLTPFSWVHGKPVAGVEIQATIISNMLEDQFIDVPSRLGQWVLLLSFSLASSLLIIRLTPVVALIAITALIGLSIIIIEVIFANMNLWLPVFSVILSLILIYSGHLLIRTLRAEHEHRRFLEAMNHDLEIKVNERTQELHIAHQELMHHHQQLETAYQDLAQTQQQLVHSEKMASLGLLVAGVAHELNNPISYINSNLEFIEDYTERLVRVCKVYSKANVLEGVIDSSSDNCREILRFETIFETLRELIASCKGGTERVRKIVLDLQIFSRTDDIDLVLADLHQGLESTLNLLVKQYCNRITIHRNYGYLPLVECYPGQINQVFMNLLQNAIQAIPDHGDVWIKTCFDNDWVSVVIKDNGVGIPKAHLEKIFDPFFTTKKIGSGTGLGLSISFGIIQKHGGRIDVTNAVGKGAEFTIKLPVHH, from the coding sequence ATGGCTCGCCTTCTGACAGCGATACTGGTTGCTGTTATCGCCTTTGGACTCACTCTCCTCCTCGCCAACCTGTCCTTTTTCGCCTTCCTGGAACTGAAAGGACTCGATCTGCTGTTCACCCTGCGTGGCCCGCTGCCTTCGCCGCAAAACATCATCATCGTCGCCATTGACGAACCCTCCATGGCGCAAATTGGCCAGCAATGGCCGTGGCCACGCCGCCTGCACGCCCAGTTAATCCGGCAGCTGAAACAGGCTGGCGCCAAAGTCATCGGCTTAGATATTCTATTTAGCGAACCCTCGGAACCCACCGAAGACCAGGCACTGGCGCAAGCGCTGCGCGAAGCGGGTAACGTTGTGCTGGTCAACACGGTTTCAGTGATCAACGACCCGCAGTTTCGTCATATCCTCCAGGTTGATCCGCTTCCTGCCTTTCGGGAGATCACCGCCGTAGGTAGTCCGTTTATCAATCTGGACGCCGATGGCGTGGTCCGCCGGGTGCGGTTACGGGCATGGGATCAACCGTCTTTTGCCCAGCAAGTGATTCGATATTTTCTGGAATCGAAATCTATTCCCCGGTCTTTACAAGAGGAGGCAATAGGGAGCGAAACTGAACGCGTGATCAATCATTTGGGACCGAAAAGGACGATCAGGACGGTATCCTACTATCAAGCGCTCGACGATGAACACTTGTTGCCACCAGGGATTTTCACTGACCAGATCGTACTGGTCGGTCTTTCGCTGGAAGCCTCTCCAACGCCGGAGCATCTATCAGGCGATCTATTCCTTACGCCATTTTCCTGGGTGCATGGAAAGCCGGTTGCCGGAGTCGAGATACAAGCCACGATCATAAGCAATATGCTGGAAGATCAATTCATCGACGTCCCCAGCCGGTTGGGACAGTGGGTTCTACTGTTGAGTTTTTCACTGGCATCAAGTTTGCTTATTATAAGACTCACGCCAGTCGTTGCCTTGATTGCTATAACGGCTCTGATCGGATTATCCATCATCATTATTGAAGTCATTTTTGCAAATATGAACCTTTGGCTTCCTGTTTTCTCGGTTATTTTGAGCCTCATATTAATTTACAGCGGCCATTTACTGATTCGGACACTGAGAGCCGAACACGAACATCGCCGTTTTTTGGAAGCCATGAATCATGATCTGGAAATCAAAGTGAATGAGCGCACCCAGGAGCTTCACATCGCACACCAGGAATTAATGCATCATCATCAGCAATTGGAAACCGCTTATCAGGATCTGGCGCAGACTCAGCAGCAATTGGTTCATTCAGAGAAGATGGCTTCATTGGGTTTATTAGTAGCCGGTGTCGCCCATGAATTAAATAATCCGATCAGTTATATCAACAGCAATCTCGAATTTATCGAGGACTATACCGAGCGTCTGGTGCGAGTCTGCAAGGTATATTCAAAAGCTAATGTACTGGAAGGCGTTATTGATTCATCGAGCGATAATTGTAGAGAAATACTGCGCTTTGAAACGATTTTTGAAACCTTGCGGGAACTAATTGCCAGTTGCAAAGGGGGTACGGAAAGAGTCAGGAAAATCGTACTGGATTTGCAAATATTTTCACGTACTGACGACATTGATCTTGTATTAGCCGACTTGCACCAAGGCTTGGAATCTACGCTGAATCTACTTGTTAAACAGTACTGTAATCGAATTACTATTCACCGCAATTATGGTTATTTGCCTCTAGTGGAATGTTATCCGGGTCAAATCAATCAAGTATTCATGAATCTACTGCAAAATGCAATTCAAGCCATTCCCGATCATGGAGATGTTTGGATTAAGACCTGCTTCGATAATGACTGGGTGAGTGTGGTGATTAAGGATAATGGCGTAGGCATTCCAAAAGCACATTTAGAAAAAATTTTTGATCCTTTCTTTACTACTAAAAAAATAGGTTCTGGAACAGGATTAGGACTTAGCATCTCCTTTGGTATTATTCAAAAACATGGCGGACGAATCGATGTTACGAATGCAGTAGGCAAAGGTGCTGAATTTACTATTAAATTACCTGTACATCATTAG
- a CDS encoding FecR domain-containing protein has product MFGRHGQWASIWIIRFYFLLIIGFLPVSAALAEAAGEVVSTLGAVEVLREGRWQPAGPGATLNAGEIVRTGAGSRAAILLASGTQVKLNARSQLELKQIAPPPEKGFISTAIQALQSILRVLNGEVWVRNSGEPLEVQTVAATATIRGTEFNLAVGFDDTARLTVVNGLVEFSNPQGSVLVAANEQADAKLREAPRKIVLLNPLDAVQWSLYYPRLIGGAADNRWLQAAQQHLLRGEVAAARQAIDRALALNANDALAYSLRSTVELTQNRKAEARADAEKAVTVNPSSSTAYLSLSWVQQAEFDLDGALASARKAVELDPHNVQALIEESGLLFGMGRLKDAVNIAEQARQAAPDNAMVNTVWGFLQLARNQVNAARAAFQAAIAQDSTLGLPHLGLGLALFRGNQTGAAIDEMRKATLLEPQVALYNSYLGKAFYENKQDRRAQKYLEVAKQLDPRDPTPYLYDAIRLQSVNRPVEAVENLQKSIELNDERSVYRSRLLLDEDLAARSATLGRIYNEVGFTQLGLLEGWRSVSLDPTNYSAHRLLADSYAALPGIEPARVSELLQAQLLQPINITPVSPQQAETKLLLPAAAPLTPSLFEFNPLFVREKPTLYFSGVGGNQEAWGDELIVSGLTDRFSYSLGQFHYQSNGYRPNNDVENNIYNLFFQAAVTPDFSLQAEYRSRETLAGDMALSFNDSFNASKRRDFEQETARVGAHYALSPQTQIIASVIYADLQDTGSFPDLNITIGVNKKGYLAETQLIHKTDRFNIVTGIGGYSTDESFFGFPQPSTTSEQQIAYSYVHLAFPDTFIWTVGLSYESYEGSSAHLNELNPKLGLQWAINDHISLRAATFKVVTRSFAVDQTIEPTQVAGFNQLSDFADATVSRNYSVGLDVRFNGQWFGGLEALRRNNETPFGTLDVPEFYEMDDNQQHFYSAYLYWSPNLRWAVATSWLYEKFEDKCFRCQLFSSIPVQMKTFSLPVKIQYLAPSGFFAGLGMTYVNQHVQFLDPQSLTAAPVQSDNFFLVDAGFGYRLPKRRGIIALEARNLFDKQFHFQDYSFITADQTANPRFIPERTLFGRLILNF; this is encoded by the coding sequence ATGTTTGGGCGTCATGGTCAGTGGGCTTCAATCTGGATCATCCGATTTTATTTCCTGCTCATCATTGGATTTTTACCTGTCAGCGCGGCCCTGGCTGAGGCGGCTGGCGAGGTAGTCAGCACGCTGGGAGCCGTTGAAGTCCTGCGCGAGGGGCGCTGGCAACCGGCTGGCCCTGGCGCAACTTTGAATGCCGGCGAGATTGTGCGCACCGGCGCGGGCAGCCGGGCAGCGATTTTGCTGGCCAGTGGGACGCAGGTCAAGCTGAATGCCCGGAGTCAATTGGAACTCAAACAGATCGCGCCACCGCCGGAAAAAGGCTTCATTTCGACTGCTATCCAGGCGCTGCAAAGTATTCTGCGAGTGTTAAACGGCGAAGTTTGGGTGCGCAACAGCGGCGAGCCGCTGGAAGTGCAAACTGTGGCGGCGACCGCCACTATTCGCGGCACCGAATTCAATCTGGCGGTAGGTTTCGACGATACCGCCCGGTTGACGGTGGTCAATGGCCTGGTGGAATTCAGCAATCCCCAGGGCAGCGTCCTGGTCGCGGCGAATGAGCAGGCTGATGCAAAACTCAGGGAAGCGCCACGTAAAATCGTGCTGCTCAATCCGCTCGATGCGGTGCAATGGTCGCTTTACTATCCCCGCCTGATCGGTGGCGCGGCAGATAACCGCTGGTTGCAGGCCGCGCAACAGCATTTGCTGCGCGGTGAAGTGGCGGCGGCGCGACAGGCCATTGACCGGGCGCTAGCGCTCAATGCTAACGATGCTCTGGCCTATAGCCTGCGTTCCACGGTTGAATTGACGCAAAACCGTAAGGCTGAAGCACGAGCCGACGCTGAAAAAGCGGTGACTGTGAATCCTTCTTCGTCCACGGCGTATCTCAGTCTGAGTTGGGTGCAACAGGCCGAATTCGATCTGGATGGGGCGCTGGCGTCCGCGCGTAAGGCGGTTGAACTCGACCCCCATAATGTCCAGGCGCTGATTGAGGAAAGCGGTCTGCTGTTTGGCATGGGCCGGTTGAAAGACGCGGTAAACATCGCGGAACAGGCGCGGCAAGCTGCTCCTGATAACGCGATGGTCAACACCGTTTGGGGTTTTCTGCAACTGGCGCGCAACCAGGTGAATGCGGCTCGCGCGGCGTTCCAGGCGGCCATCGCCCAGGATTCGACCCTGGGCCTGCCTCATTTGGGGTTGGGATTGGCGCTGTTTCGGGGGAATCAAACCGGAGCGGCGATCGATGAAATGCGCAAGGCGACGCTGCTGGAGCCGCAGGTCGCGCTCTATAACAGCTATCTCGGCAAGGCGTTCTATGAAAACAAGCAGGATCGGCGGGCGCAAAAATATCTGGAAGTCGCTAAACAACTCGACCCGCGCGATCCCACGCCCTATTTGTACGATGCGATTAGGCTGCAAAGCGTTAATCGTCCGGTGGAAGCTGTCGAGAACTTGCAGAAATCCATTGAACTGAATGACGAGCGAAGCGTTTATCGTTCTCGGTTGCTGCTGGATGAAGATCTGGCGGCGCGGTCGGCGACCCTGGGGCGGATTTACAATGAGGTCGGCTTCACGCAACTCGGCTTGTTGGAAGGTTGGCGATCGGTCAGCCTTGATCCAACTAACTATTCGGCTCATCGTCTGCTGGCCGATTCTTATGCCGCTTTACCGGGAATTGAACCGGCCCGGGTTAGCGAGCTACTCCAGGCGCAGCTATTGCAACCGATCAATATCACCCCGGTTTCGCCGCAGCAGGCGGAAACCAAATTGCTGCTTCCCGCCGCAGCTCCACTGACGCCTTCTCTGTTTGAATTCAATCCGCTGTTTGTGCGCGAAAAGCCCACACTTTACTTTTCCGGCGTGGGCGGCAATCAGGAGGCCTGGGGCGATGAGTTGATCGTGTCCGGTTTGACTGACCGCTTCTCCTACAGCCTAGGGCAGTTCCACTATCAGAGCAATGGTTACCGACCCAATAATGATGTGGAAAACAACATCTACAATCTATTCTTCCAGGCGGCGGTGACTCCGGATTTCAGTCTCCAGGCAGAATATCGTTCTCGCGAGACCCTTGCCGGTGATATGGCCCTTTCGTTTAATGATTCATTCAACGCTTCCAAGCGCCGTGACTTTGAGCAGGAAACCGCCCGTGTGGGAGCGCATTATGCGCTGTCGCCGCAAACGCAGATAATTGCTTCCGTCATCTACGCCGATTTACAAGATACTGGCAGTTTTCCAGATCTTAATATCACTATTGGAGTAAATAAAAAAGGCTATTTAGCGGAAACTCAACTCATCCATAAAACCGACCGCTTTAATATCGTCACCGGCATTGGCGGTTACTCAACCGATGAAAGTTTTTTTGGTTTTCCACAGCCCAGCACCACCAGTGAGCAACAAATAGCTTATAGTTATGTGCATCTTGCTTTCCCCGATACTTTTATCTGGACGGTGGGTTTGAGCTACGAATCTTATGAAGGCTCAAGCGCCCATTTGAACGAGCTGAATCCAAAACTGGGCTTGCAGTGGGCAATCAATGACCATATCTCTCTGCGCGCAGCGACATTTAAAGTTGTCACCCGGTCATTCGCAGTTGATCAGACTATTGAACCCACTCAAGTAGCCGGGTTCAATCAGTTGAGTGATTTTGCAGATGCAACGGTATCAAGAAATTATAGCGTTGGTCTCGATGTCCGGTTTAATGGCCAATGGTTCGGCGGCCTGGAGGCGTTGAGGCGAAATAACGAAACACCTTTCGGTACGCTGGATGTGCCGGAATTCTATGAAATGGATGACAATCAGCAGCATTTTTACAGCGCCTATTTATACTGGTCGCCTAATCTGCGCTGGGCGGTTGCTACGTCATGGCTTTATGAAAAGTTTGAAGATAAATGTTTTCGGTGCCAATTATTTAGCTCGATTCCTGTTCAAATGAAAACCTTTTCGCTACCTGTGAAAATTCAATACCTTGCACCTTCAGGTTTCTTTGCGGGATTAGGCATGACTTATGTTAATCAGCATGTACAATTTCTTGACCCGCAATCCTTGACCGCTGCACCTGTGCAAAGCGACAACTTTTTCCTGGTTGATGCCGGATTCGGTTATCGTTTGCCAAAACGGCGTGGCATTATCGCTCTGGAAGCGAGAAACCTGTTCGATAAACAGTTTCATTTCCAGGATTATAGTTTTATAACGGCTGACCAGACGGCTAATCCTCGATTTATTCCGGAACGAACGCTGTTTGGTCGGCTGATTCTCAATTTCTAA
- a CDS encoding transglutaminase family protein: protein MNNTLSAFEQALRSHDDLIKRRDLAIWIGAEPTFTDRRSEAPEWLCNALGPTKERYAQQMLAETLHLTPGSMVLRTLGRQYSREDLPRWSLGLYRRRDGQPVWSGPPDPLTTDSALAPSTDQLEDFWERLAQQLGTRGWPALLLTVETFPHLRVVFRRDMLPLPANPERDARLARLSLHSQPIPLQGPRDELAEQGVFLVGIGAFPLELGGGETAAPGVELPACPDTGLFLSLLEAISEAANAAELPSLILAGFPPPVDASVAWTTLTPDPAVVEANMAPALDTATFLQETRACFTAAAAAGLSPYRLHYNGQITDSGGGGQITLGGPAPDRSPFLAHPHLLPALIAYFNRHPALSFYFAGDFIGSSSQAPRADERTADLFEELTLALALLGRQHNPTPDILWQTLSPFLADPAGNPHRAEINIEKLWNPYLPGRGQLGLVEFRAFRMPPTPERLTALATLLRAIVAMLIQSWEPPRLIDWGRELHDRFALPFYLRTDLWEVLDELARAGLGLSQPLIAELLDEHYYLMGEAVFGDCHLTMRRALEFWPLLGDALSQEHGHSRLVDASTARLEISLRAQPGAARDALNEWRLTFNGYRLPMRREDELDGETWLCGMRYRRFKPWTGLHPGLEAQGPLQLILSHPRHPGALRVTLHEWRPQGGGYDGLPHKFEEAAARRAERFVTEYLDAKPIEPPLEAPPEAITPYTFDLRWL from the coding sequence ATGAACAATACCTTATCGGCTTTTGAACAAGCCCTTCGTTCCCATGACGACCTCATCAAGCGTCGCGATCTGGCGATCTGGATCGGGGCCGAGCCTACTTTCACCGACCGCCGCTCCGAAGCTCCGGAGTGGTTATGCAACGCCCTCGGCCCAACCAAGGAGCGATACGCTCAGCAGATGCTGGCGGAAACCCTGCATTTGACGCCGGGCAGCATGGTACTGCGCACCCTGGGCCGACAGTACTCCAGGGAAGACCTGCCGCGCTGGAGCCTGGGACTTTATCGCCGTCGTGATGGGCAACCCGTCTGGTCGGGGCCGCCTGATCCGCTGACCACCGATTCTGCGCTCGCGCCGTCCACCGATCAACTCGAGGATTTCTGGGAGCGGCTGGCGCAACAACTCGGCACGCGGGGCTGGCCCGCATTGTTGTTGACGGTCGAGACCTTTCCCCATTTGCGGGTGGTCTTTCGCCGCGATATGTTGCCTTTGCCGGCCAATCCAGAGCGCGATGCGCGACTGGCCCGGCTCAGCTTGCATAGTCAGCCGATACCGCTTCAGGGTCCCCGGGATGAATTAGCGGAACAGGGTGTTTTCCTGGTAGGGATAGGCGCGTTTCCTCTGGAGCTGGGGGGTGGCGAAACCGCCGCACCCGGTGTGGAACTGCCCGCCTGTCCTGATACGGGACTGTTTCTGAGCTTGCTGGAAGCGATCAGTGAAGCCGCAAACGCCGCCGAACTACCGTCGCTGATTCTGGCCGGCTTTCCTCCCCCGGTCGACGCTTCGGTGGCCTGGACGACCTTGACCCCGGACCCGGCGGTGGTTGAAGCGAATATGGCTCCGGCGCTGGATACCGCCACATTCCTGCAGGAAACCCGAGCCTGTTTCACCGCCGCCGCCGCCGCTGGATTGTCGCCTTATCGCCTGCATTACAACGGTCAGATCACGGATTCCGGCGGCGGCGGGCAAATCACTCTGGGCGGCCCGGCGCCGGATCGCAGTCCGTTTTTGGCGCACCCGCATTTATTACCGGCGCTGATTGCCTATTTCAATCGCCATCCGGCTCTGTCGTTCTACTTCGCTGGCGACTTTATCGGCAGCTCCAGCCAGGCGCCGCGCGCTGACGAGCGCACCGCCGATCTTTTCGAGGAACTCACGCTGGCGCTGGCGCTGTTGGGACGTCAACACAATCCGACTCCGGATATACTGTGGCAAACGCTGTCGCCGTTTCTCGCCGATCCCGCCGGTAATCCGCATCGCGCCGAGATCAACATTGAAAAACTGTGGAATCCCTATCTGCCAGGACGCGGCCAGTTGGGGCTGGTGGAATTCCGCGCCTTTCGCATGCCGCCTACTCCAGAACGATTGACCGCGCTAGCGACGCTGTTGCGCGCCATCGTGGCCATGCTGATTCAGTCGTGGGAACCGCCCCGTTTGATCGATTGGGGGCGGGAGCTTCATGACCGGTTCGCCTTACCCTTCTATCTGCGCACTGATTTATGGGAAGTGCTGGACGAACTGGCCCGCGCTGGTCTAGGACTGAGCCAACCGCTGATCGCTGAGTTGCTGGATGAACACTATTATCTGATGGGTGAGGCGGTATTCGGCGACTGCCATCTGACCATGCGGCGCGCATTAGAATTTTGGCCATTGCTAGGCGATGCGCTTTCTCAAGAACATGGCCATTCACGGTTGGTGGACGCCAGCACCGCGCGTCTGGAAATCAGTCTGCGTGCGCAACCCGGCGCGGCGCGGGACGCATTGAACGAGTGGCGATTGACGTTCAATGGCTATCGACTGCCGATGCGTCGGGAAGATGAACTGGATGGAGAAACTTGGCTGTGTGGGATGCGTTACCGGCGCTTTAAGCCGTGGACTGGTCTGCATCCCGGTCTGGAAGCTCAGGGACCGCTGCAACTGATATTGAGCCATCCTCGACATCCAGGCGCGCTGCGGGTGACTTTGCATGAATGGCGGCCCCAGGGGGGGGGATATGACGGGTTGCCCCACAAGTTTGAAGAGGCCGCCGCCCGCCGCGCCGAGCGCTTTGTTACTGAATATCTGGACGCCAAACCAATAGAGCCACCCTTGGAAGCGCCGCCTGAAGCAATCACGCCCTATACTTTCGATTTACGCTGGTTATAG
- a CDS encoding ComF family protein — translation MRDWLATRLEQLHYFLLPSTCLLCGAAGAAGRDLCAGCAADLPRNSHACAICALPLSLDNQIGLCSLCCAQLPDYDRAFAPFCYRPPVNFLIRRLKFNGRLSHARLLGELFADARAERGAPWPDCILPVPLHPLRLRERGFNQALELARDAARRFQIPLLAQGLQRIRYTTPQTQLDARTRQTNPRGAFVMEQPLPGSRVALVDDVMTTASTVAECARVLRAGGVADIEVWIIARAGGER, via the coding sequence ATGCGCGACTGGCTCGCTACCCGGCTGGAGCAGCTTCACTATTTCCTGCTCCCCTCCACCTGCCTGCTCTGCGGAGCGGCTGGCGCAGCAGGTCGGGATTTGTGCGCCGGTTGCGCTGCTGATCTGCCCCGTAATAGCCACGCCTGCGCGATTTGTGCACTGCCTTTATCGTTGGACAATCAGATTGGCTTGTGTAGCCTATGCTGTGCGCAGCTTCCTGATTATGACCGCGCGTTTGCCCCGTTTTGCTATCGACCGCCCGTGAATTTTCTAATTCGCCGGCTTAAATTCAATGGTCGCTTGAGCCATGCCCGACTGTTGGGCGAATTGTTCGCTGACGCCCGCGCTGAACGTGGCGCTCCCTGGCCGGACTGTATCCTCCCCGTCCCGTTACATCCTCTGCGTTTACGCGAACGCGGTTTCAACCAGGCGCTGGAGCTGGCGCGCGACGCCGCCCGCCGCTTCCAGATTCCTTTACTCGCGCAAGGTCTGCAGCGCATTCGCTATACGACGCCGCAAACCCAGCTCGACGCCCGCACCCGCCAGACTAACCCACGGGGCGCTTTCGTCATGGAACAACCGCTGCCTGGATCGCGGGTTGCCTTGGTTGACGATGTGATGACAACTGCCAGCACCGTTGCCGAATGCGCCCGCGTTCTGCGAGCGGGCGGCGTTGCCGATATTGAGGTCTGGATTATCGCCCGCGCCGGCGGTGAGCGTTGA
- a CDS encoding response regulator → MKKSPLHRQLLFSHLSVAWVGISLLLAALISTYELRNQVVLLAREGAPMAQASLRVLAGVQYSLASLRGWVSLGDTHFLEDWRTAWEQDILPTIAMIKQCRRMFEQTCILERLPELETRLTELRKSQEWVKDMAHTPNNEPARLIYQAEVAPNATKLKTLLTALQHEEDAQDDAPGRKALLARIMKIQNAVFSAQLLLREILGINGLQYAEALPARLDAVETLRAEMSENRLLTLRERQILDLLQQNWQVFTALAMKMTERRQAADWNLALHRMAVETDPLADQVTALVAAMAADSETRLEQEVHAARLTSVVTISILVMTALAMLAVAYRMSRKRARSLARPIVALAEATRRLEEGFATEDLPIRRNDELGELTRAFNHMRASMQQTQTELREANTLLEQRVMERTTQLALTNASLTQEIEFRNQTEKALRESEARVRAMTRAIPDLVFVVDMEGRYREVLAAGREWDAHRITPIRGRFPAETGAGKPQNRWETSGNPMQNPAPGIIPVRGKLLSEVHSPEMAEFFIDIIHRALKTRQIQVAEYELATSSGLRWFESRTAPLDIPLIDQQIAIINNDQMNLFGPPQTSSAEKLAAIVVARDITKRKQAENQLRQAQKMQAIGQLTGGIAHDFNNLLAVIMGNLELLHEQLVVHPRLYELALQALRAVDRGAALTRRLLVFARRQPLQAQSTDLNKLVLGMIELIRRTLGATIQIETALAPDLEQTFVDPDQFESALLNLVINARDAMPQAGRLVLETVNAILDEDYAATHQDVRPGAYVVLAVSDSGVGMAPEVLERAFEPFFTTKETSKGSGLGLSMVYGLVKQSGGHVTIYSEPGRGTTVRLYLPRIHAETLAMLEPPSADASFEGQGETILVVEDDADVRLFAIKALHSLGYETCQADDAKTALEILNLNPRIALLFTDIVLPGDMDGVHLATEATRRRPGLPVLFTSGYTERMLVSGGELSEGVEILAKPYRKAELGSKLRALLSRRGKS, encoded by the coding sequence GTGAAAAAGAGTCCCCTACACCGACAACTACTGTTCTCTCACCTGTCAGTGGCATGGGTTGGCATCAGCCTGTTATTGGCCGCATTGATCTCGACTTACGAATTACGCAACCAGGTCGTCCTGCTGGCCCGTGAGGGCGCGCCTATGGCCCAAGCCTCCCTGCGAGTGCTAGCCGGTGTGCAATACTCGCTGGCCAGTCTTCGCGGTTGGGTCAGCCTGGGTGACACCCATTTTCTGGAGGACTGGCGCACCGCCTGGGAACAAGACATCCTGCCGACTATCGCCATGATCAAGCAATGCCGGCGCATGTTCGAGCAAACCTGCATCCTGGAGCGTTTGCCCGAACTTGAGACGCGCCTGACCGAGTTGCGGAAATCCCAGGAATGGGTAAAGGATATGGCTCATACGCCTAACAATGAACCGGCGCGGCTTATTTACCAAGCGGAGGTCGCGCCCAATGCGACCAAGCTCAAAACATTGCTCACTGCATTACAACACGAGGAAGACGCGCAAGACGATGCGCCGGGCCGGAAGGCGTTGCTGGCGCGGATCATGAAAATCCAGAATGCGGTTTTCAGCGCCCAGTTGCTGCTAAGAGAAATCCTAGGCATCAACGGTTTGCAATACGCCGAAGCGCTTCCGGCCCGATTGGACGCCGTTGAGACCCTGCGTGCGGAAATGAGCGAAAATCGGCTTTTGACCCTCCGCGAGCGACAAATTCTCGATCTTCTTCAACAGAACTGGCAAGTCTTCACCGCACTCGCCATGAAAATGACCGAGCGCCGTCAAGCAGCGGACTGGAACCTGGCCTTGCATCGTATGGCGGTGGAAACCGATCCGCTAGCGGATCAGGTCACGGCGCTGGTTGCGGCGATGGCGGCCGATTCCGAAACCCGTTTGGAGCAAGAGGTTCATGCGGCGCGTCTCACTAGTGTGGTAACAATCTCGATCCTGGTCATGACCGCGTTGGCGATGCTGGCTGTAGCATATCGTATGTCCCGGAAGCGCGCCCGCTCCCTGGCTCGTCCTATCGTGGCGCTGGCGGAAGCAACCCGCCGTTTGGAAGAAGGCTTTGCAACCGAGGATCTACCGATCCGCCGTAATGACGAACTGGGTGAACTCACCCGCGCCTTCAATCACATGCGCGCATCGATGCAACAAACGCAGACCGAACTGCGTGAAGCGAATACGCTCCTCGAACAGCGGGTCATGGAACGCACGACTCAGTTAGCGCTGACCAATGCTTCTCTGACCCAGGAAATCGAATTCCGCAACCAGACGGAAAAAGCCCTGCGCGAAAGCGAGGCACGGGTGCGCGCCATGACCCGAGCCATCCCCGATCTAGTGTTCGTTGTCGATATGGAAGGCCGTTATCGGGAAGTTCTGGCCGCTGGCCGGGAATGGGATGCCCATCGCATTACCCCGATCCGCGGGCGTTTTCCGGCGGAAACGGGCGCCGGAAAACCGCAAAACCGCTGGGAAACGTCCGGGAATCCGATGCAAAACCCTGCACCCGGAATCATTCCCGTGCGCGGTAAGTTGCTCAGTGAGGTCCATAGCCCGGAGATGGCGGAGTTTTTTATCGATATTATTCATCGAGCGTTGAAAACCCGGCAAATTCAGGTCGCTGAATATGAGTTGGCCACCAGCTCAGGACTGCGCTGGTTCGAATCGCGCACAGCACCACTTGATATTCCCCTGATAGATCAACAGATTGCAATTATTAACAACGATCAGATGAATCTGTTTGGGCCACCCCAAACCTCCTCCGCCGAGAAACTGGCTGCTATTGTGGTCGCGCGCGACATCACCAAACGTAAACAGGCTGAAAATCAGCTTCGGCAAGCGCAAAAAATGCAGGCTATCGGTCAATTGACCGGTGGCATCGCGCATGACTTTAATAATCTCCTAGCCGTCATCATGGGTAACCTGGAATTGCTGCATGAGCAACTGGTTGTTCACCCCCGACTGTATGAACTGGCGTTGCAAGCTCTGCGGGCGGTGGATCGAGGCGCAGCGCTAACCCGTCGCTTGCTAGTTTTCGCCCGCCGCCAGCCGTTGCAAGCGCAATCGACCGATCTGAACAAACTGGTGCTTGGCATGATTGAGCTCATCCGCCGCACCTTGGGCGCTACGATCCAGATTGAAACCGCGCTGGCGCCGGATCTGGAGCAAACTTTCGTCGACCCGGACCAGTTTGAAAGCGCTCTGCTCAACCTGGTGATCAACGCCCGCGATGCGATGCCCCAAGCGGGCCGCCTGGTGCTGGAAACGGTCAATGCTATTCTTGACGAAGATTACGCCGCGACGCACCAGGACGTGCGGCCCGGCGCGTATGTGGTGCTGGCGGTCAGCGATTCGGGCGTCGGCATGGCGCCCGAGGTGCTGGAGCGAGCTTTTGAACCATTCTTCACCACCAAGGAGACCAGCAAAGGCAGCGGTCTGGGCTTGAGCATGGTGTATGGCCTGGTCAAGCAGTCCGGCGGCCATGTCACGATTTACAGCGAACCAGGCCGGGGCACCACGGTGCGGCTCTACCTGCCGCGGATTCACGCCGAAACCTTGGCAATGCTTGAACCGCCCAGCGCCGATGCCTCTTTCGAGGGACAGGGCGAAACGATTCTAGTCGTTGAGGACGATGCCGATGTCCGGTTATTCGCTATCAAGGCGCTGCACAGCCTGGGTTACGAGACCTGTCAGGCGGACGACGCCAAGACCGCGTTGGAAATCCTCAATCTGAATCCGCGCATTGCTCTCCTCTTTACCGATATCGTGCTCCCGGGTGATATGGATGGCGTGCATCTCGCCACCGAAGCGACCCGCCGCCGGCCTGGGTTGCCGGTGCTCTTCACTTCCGGCTATACCGAACGTATGTTAGTCAGTGGTGGTGAACTGTCGGAAGGCGTTGAAATATTAGCAAAACCCTATCGAAAAGCTGAATTGGGCAGCAAGCTGCGCGCCTTACTCAGTCGGCGCGGCAAATCCTGA